The Methanolacinia petrolearia DSM 11571 genome has a segment encoding these proteins:
- the truD gene encoding tRNA pseudouridine(13) synthase TruD, with product MMKSEYPIETLLGMDYYVTETPGTGGILKKTPSDFVVGEIYGEIKMTGGPYLICELEKTNWDLQKAVKEISKVLGVSQRRIGWGGTKDKRAVTRQLISIYGVSEEDVEAIRIKDISLKVAGHANSQISLGDLKGNNFAITIRDIGTTDPAPILEEVSSASVAGKIPNYFGIQRFGATRPVTHLTGFDILKGDFREAVKTYVSFSCGNEPEETEIARKHYLDTEDVRETLAIMPNHLRYERAMLHHLIEEPGDYEGALKVTPPKLLSMFVSAAQSWLFNKALSRRLEAGGLDEPLVGDRLIFKGGREDIVTEDNIGTAKVHMRRGRCAPAIFMPGSEEFRPAGETDCYIGELLDESGITPESFGLAAEITGTAFRGALRAASIRTEMKYEVSGDSVGLEFSLPPGTYATTLSREIMKADPEKMV from the coding sequence ACCGGCGGGATACTGAAGAAGACTCCTTCGGACTTCGTGGTCGGCGAGATCTACGGCGAAATAAAGATGACCGGCGGGCCGTATCTCATCTGCGAGCTCGAAAAGACGAACTGGGATCTCCAGAAGGCTGTCAAAGAGATCTCCAAGGTGCTCGGGGTAAGCCAGCGCCGGATCGGGTGGGGCGGAACGAAGGACAAGAGAGCGGTGACGAGGCAACTCATCTCGATCTACGGTGTGAGCGAAGAGGATGTCGAAGCCATAAGGATCAAAGATATTTCGCTGAAGGTCGCCGGGCATGCGAACTCCCAGATATCTCTCGGGGACCTGAAGGGCAACAACTTCGCGATAACGATCCGGGACATCGGGACCACCGACCCCGCTCCCATCCTCGAAGAGGTCTCGTCCGCATCGGTGGCAGGAAAGATCCCGAACTACTTCGGGATACAGCGTTTCGGTGCGACAAGACCCGTGACCCATCTCACGGGATTCGATATCCTGAAAGGGGATTTCAGGGAGGCGGTAAAGACCTACGTCAGCTTCTCCTGCGGAAACGAGCCGGAGGAGACCGAGATCGCAAGGAAGCATTATCTCGACACCGAAGACGTGAGGGAGACGCTCGCCATAATGCCGAACCACCTGCGTTACGAGCGTGCGATGCTCCATCACCTCATCGAAGAGCCCGGCGACTACGAAGGTGCACTGAAGGTCACGCCCCCCAAGCTTCTCTCCATGTTCGTCAGCGCAGCACAGTCCTGGCTCTTCAACAAGGCGCTGAGCAGACGGCTCGAAGCAGGTGGACTCGACGAACCGCTCGTCGGGGACAGGCTCATCTTCAAAGGCGGCCGGGAGGATATCGTCACCGAAGACAACATCGGAACTGCGAAGGTCCACATGAGAAGAGGAAGATGTGCCCCCGCGATATTCATGCCCGGATCTGAAGAGTTCAGGCCAGCCGGGGAGACAGACTGCTATATCGGAGAACTCCTCGACGAGTCCGGCATAACCCCCGAAAGCTTCGGGCTGGCGGCGGAGATCACCGGGACCGCCTTCAGGGGCGCATTAAGGGCCGCATCCATCAGGACGGAGATGAAATACGAAGTATCCGGGGACTCGGTCGGTCTCGAATTCAGCCTTCCGCCGGGAACGTACGCGACTACACTCTCCCGCGAGATCATGAAGGCCGACCCGGAAAAAATGGTCTGA